The following DNA comes from Oreochromis niloticus isolate F11D_XX linkage group LG23, O_niloticus_UMD_NMBU, whole genome shotgun sequence.
TCATTTTGGCAGCTAGACAGAATACGGGACAGTGTGGGCCAAGCATACGAACAACATAGACGCATTACACGGTTGTCTGAAAAGAATCTCCCAAAACGGAGAATTAGAAAACCAAAGTGGCTCCTAGAAGACTCGGGAACTCTTGAAGAGAACGTTCCCCTGAAGGTCAAAAGACATGGGTTAAAACATGACAAGCACCATCGATCATCTCTCAGATCAGAAACGGGTCATATCAGGAACCATGCCAAACACAAATCTTCAGTGAACCCTCAGTTAAATGAAAGTGAAGACATTAAATACCAGAAAGGGTTTTCTTTGGACTGTCCTAAACCAGATTCTCCTCCACAAGTAATTTTGGAACTTTCCCTACCAGACAATGAACTTGTGGGTACGTTTAATGACGATGTTTGCAACCGAAGGAGAGGGTTCCCACAAGTGCTTCTTTACAAACCTACTTTGAAGCTTCCTGCAACATCACAACCGGTCAAGACTGTGCATCGTAACAAGGTGATTCTCAGAGCACGGGATCCATCTATATTTGTCCAGCAGTTACATTGTTATGCAAGGCGGCAAAAAGGAAAAGGTAATGGGCTAAATATTCACAGCTCAGTATCCACAATCACACGGTCATCTGTGCACGGTAGCCCTCCAAAAGATCCGCTTTTTGGAGAACCTGCCACTGAGATGAAGGATGGAATTGGCTctccaacagcagcagcagttaaaCATAGAGGATCCTCACTTGGAGAAATCCAGACTTCTTTCTCAGGAAAGATATCTTCAGTAAGAGAGCTCTCTGAGAAGTCAGCTTCTGAAATGGGAGATACCACAGCGTCTTCAGCAGCAACAGAAATTCCAAGTTTAGATGAAATCCCTGAAGTTTCCACCATTGCTTCAGCAGAAGAGGCCTGTGAAGAGCCCACTGTTGAAATGAAAGTTACTATTGCCTCAAAATCCACAGTTTTAGGCAAAGCTCCAACAGCAAAAGATTTCTCAAAAGCTGAAGTTTCTCAGACTTTAACATCAGGGAGAAAGAAAGTTACTGACAAAGTCCACCCAGTTTCCAATAAAGGGATTGCTTTCAAGTCTAGGACTGCTGATCGTGCACAGTCACAGTGTCAAGATGGAGAACAAGAACTTAACTCTTTCCAGACCGAAAGTGAAGAAGGCAAAAGCGATGTTTCTGCAATAGATCTCACAACGGTTTCACCTATAGACTCAAGAGGACATGTGCCTTGTAAAAGTGACTCAAGTCGGGGAAGAAATGAAGCCGCTCTAAGGAAGTTAACCAAAACTGAGGCTTCATGTACAGACCATGACAGTATAAGTGACATATCTTCGCTAACGCTAGTAACAGAGATGGTGACTGATCTTCCCCCTGGGCACCTTAATCAAGACCTGGAGAATGACAAAGAGCAAACTCCAACCAATAGTGCCTCCAAAGACTCTAGAGTTGGAAGTAAACCTAAAAATCCTCAAAATATACGGACTACCTCCAGCTGCTCTTTACAAGAACAGGAGGCCTTGGAAATTGATGGGACAGTGCAAACTCAGGATGGCAGTTTAGATACATGGGAGAACAGCGACCTTATGGAAACGCCACAAGAATCAGAGGAATCCAAGTTAGAGTACTGTTGTACCTTCTGCAAAAAGGATTTCAAGGGAACTCGTGTTGTGGCACATGCAATGTTCCATTATCGTAAAGATGAGTGCATGTTCTGTGGGAAAGTGTTCACAGATGACCTCCTGGCCATGATGCACCTGTCTGATCATATTGAGAAGCTAAAGAGGATTAAAGCCCAAGAAAATGGGGTGCCTGACACCAAAGATGTCTCAACACCTAAAACCAAAGCTAAGATGGCAAACACATCTTCTGGGAGTCAGAGTAAGGGGAGACCAAGGAAATCAACTGCCTGTCCTAAATCAGTAAGCCCACCACCTGAAAGCAGAAAATTAAGATCCAATGACAAGCCTGCGGATGGTCCATCTTCACAAGAGGAACATAACACGTCTAAGCACCTTAATACCTTAAGTCCTGTTCACAAAGTAAATGGGCATATCGACAAAAAGAAGGAATTTAACAGACCGAAAAAGGATGTGGAAGCTAAGCAGGTACTTGAACAAGATGCAGATGTAGGCTCTTCTGCAGCTGACAAAGAGTTGGCCTGTTCCACAGAAGATAAATTGAAGGTGAAAGCTACAAAACAAATTTGGAAAGttgttacagaaaaaaatacagagCCACAAGAGAAAATTAGCTGTCCCGCAGATGGATGCTCTTTTTTTACTGACATTTCAAAGAACCGTGTTGCACTTCTCTACCATGCACTCGATGATCACTACGGTGAGCTGAAACCTTTAGAACTGGCGTTCCGTGTCGGAAACAATAAATGTAGTATTTGCATGAGGGTTTTATGGAGTTTCGAACATTTTCAACACCATGTTGAAAGACACAGATGGAGTCCAAGGCATCCTTGCCTTCATCAGGGTTGTACTGCCAGGTTCAAAAGCGGAATGGAAATGAGACGCCATGCCAGGAAGCACAGTCCACTGCAGGCAGTGTGCTGCCTCCCTGGATgctctcatttatttatttgtctttggGCATTGAACCTTCATGAAAGGGAACACTATACTTCAAAATCTACTAAttcagacaaaaacacaaatgcacaaacagGCAACAAACGTAATGATGCATCAGCTGGAAGGCGGCAGCAGAGTTCGCCAGATACTCTCACCGCTGCAAAGAAGACAGAGAGTGTGAAGACTGCTCTAAAGTTACGAGAACAGGCAAGTCAAGAGTTGTCGATAAGAAAACAAGATAAAGCTGCTCCTCTCTCCATCAGCAGATCGTCTTTGATAAAACAGaagttgaaaaagaaaaacgagAGCAAGAATTCAAATGTATTAAAGAGTCTTTCCAACAAGGACACCTCTGCACAGCCTAGTGATTCAAGTAATAGATTAAGGCATAATTTGAGAAAAGGGCAAGTAACAAGTACAACCCTGATGGCTCCCAAAATTCACAAAGTTATCTCGTCATCATTgttaaaacacagcagcaaagtcAGGCATaacctgaagaagaaaaaacaaatcaaagtaaacacaaaagGTCCTAAAAGAAGAGGTCGACCACCCAAGTTAAATAATGCAATGGATGATGAAAAGATTAGTGGTGGTCAAAAGGGTGAAATGGTGAAAGAAAAAACTGCTCTGGCCAAGGCTCAGAAGAGCCCTGCCCAGCTTCGAGAGAAAGCTGTCAGTGCAATGGAGAGTAACAAGctaaataaagagaaaagtCAGCAGGTCCAAGATGGAGGCGAACGTAGAGCCATGTCAACCAGCAAATCAAAGAAATCGGTGAGCAAGGACATCAGAAGAAATCAAGTCCAACTAAAGTCTTCATCATTTAACAGTTCAAAACCATCAGGCATCACCAACTCTGGAATTAAAAAATACAGGTCACTAAGAAGATGggttaaaattaaaaatcattctGCACCTTCAGATCTCAAGAAGGCAAAGAAGATTGCAAACAGTAACAACAATGAGACTTTcaagaaaaacctaaaaactgTCATCGAATCAGCCTTAAAAAGCCATGCCACATCCAAATCTGCTGTCCCACAAGTCGAGGCCAAAGGAGCCGCAGTTAAAGGTTTTGCTGATGATGAAGTAAAAGTAAAGGTGGAAAACAAAGACTTGACTGAAAAGGTTTCTGTTGACTCAGAGCTTTCTGTCCCAGCTCCCTGCTTAAACGTACCTCCCACCACTGAGAAGGCACAGAAGTTAAAAACAGAGGGAAAGTCAAAGAAATCACTTgttaaaaaagaagacaaaaaaacaaggacTGCTTCCTCAGACTCGAACAAGGAAAAGAAGCACAAGATAGTAAATGATGAAGTCGACAAGGAGACTGTCAGGAGGGATTCCCAGACTAGAGAACCAGCCTTAACACAAACTGTTAAGTCTAAATCGGATGTCCCACACGTTGAGGCAAGAGCAGCAGAAAGTTGTGCTGATGAGGGGAAGGTGAAGGTGAAAAACACAGATGCGACACACAATGGCTCCTGTGACTCTGTGCCCGTTAACGGCTCAGATGTTCAACCCACACCGCAGAAAGTGCAGAAACTAAAAAGGGAGAAAAGGTCAAAGAAATTACTAGCAACAAAAGAAGGGAAAACTACTCGAACTGCTTCTTCACACTCAGGCAAAGTAAATAAGAAgcacaaaaatattaacaaaaggGGGGACAAAAAGTCTGTCAAGGCAGATCGCAGCAAAATGTCTAAAGAGAAAAAGACGGCAAAGTCAAAATGTCAAAAGGGCGACTCGGCAGAATCTGCTCCTGTTGACGAGAagggaaaaggaaaggaggaagaCTCAGGTGCATCATTAGACGGCTCAGTTTCCTCCAAACCTGCTGCTACTTCTGACATCCTAAATGAAAAGACTTGTCTGCCTGCTGCGCCTGAAGGAAGCATGCCAAAGGTAACAAATAAGGAAAAATCCCAGAAAAAGAAAGCCCTAGACCCCAGCAAAGCAGATAAGAAGCGAAAGCGTATTCAGAAAGATGACGCAAAGACTGTGAAGAAACATCGCAAAGATAATGCGGCTCAGTCAGCATCTAAGAAGCCTGCAAAGTCTAAATCTGAAGTACGACCGCTTGCTGAGGCCAAAGCAATGACTGAAGGGAGCCCAGTGGGTGATGGAGAGAAACCTTCTGCAGAAACAGCACAGGCTACAAATACTGGACCTGGATACTCTGTGATAACAAATGGACAGATgtcaggcgacgctgaagacaCGAAATCCTCGGTGTGCAAGGACACCCTTGCAGAGTACAGCAAGAAGCCGTACATGCGTCTGCCACCTACAGCATACCTGGATGAGAAGTACATCACCATGCCAAAACGAAGGAAGGATGCGTTGTCTGTCCCGGCGTCTCAGATGAGCAACGATTTAGAGCAGGCCTGTTTGACATCAGCCGTGCAGAGACAACGATGTGCCAACTGTTTTGCCACTTTCAACAGTGTCGAGGAACTTCAGAGTCATCGCCAGCTGCAAAAGTGCTCAGACCTCTTTGGATTTGACTCCGATGACGAGGGTGAGTAAGCTGTCTTGGCTACTGATGGAAATGTTCCAAATCAGTAAAAAATGGTGAAAGCGAAACATGCTTTACAGTGCAGAAGTTTATAAACAGTCTGTGCACAGTCATAGCAGTCAGCTACACATACAGACCAGTGTTTAAAGAGGAGAACAAATGATTTTCTTGTCTAAATGGTATAATTGAAAAGAGGTGCTGTTAGTGTTCTAATAAtatttcttgtgttttattgatGCGAGAAGTTCAAATATGTGAATTTATTTCCAATCTTGAAAAGTAAGGAGATATAGTTctgagattttcttttaaaaagtaaacaaaaaaacaccctgCAGGCTTTGTAAAGTAAATGCTGtctttttcttgtaatttttttttattttttattttttattttttttaatttaagactTGAAATGTTTGCATTAGTAGGGACAGCTGAAGACACTTGCTGTACAGTAGGCTTCACATCAGCTTAATGAAGTCCCTTAACTAGACATCTTTTAGCATAGTCTGTGGTCAGATACAAGACACACCCATCCTCTCCAGCAGCtgatttttaaagattttataaatatattttgtggCTTTTGTTCCCAAGGCTGATTTAAACTGagtcattaaaaaagaaaaaaagagctgcaTGCTACTTTATGTAGTTATTGTAAGGATAGGATGTTGTAGCATAACATTATTTTATGATTCTAACATCATTTTCTCTCtcgttttttttcctcctttttgtaACTTTAAGGCATCGTGTTTAATTGAAGTGAAAAGAACTGAGGCTTGGGATACATCACCTGTGGACCTACTTGGAGCCCGAGGATGGATCGTACCTCAGCAAATTAGTGCACTCTGAACGGCTTGCTTACTCTGTGCAAAGACTCGCGCATCTGGAGACACACAGCAAGAACTGAAAGGCTTACTGGATTTCTGCTGTGGGGTGTTTTTAAAGAGTAAAGAACGAGAGCAGCCTGATCTAATAGCCAATCAGTGCAAACAGCTACTGAACTGAATCCCAGTCAGTTTGTGAGAAGGACAGATACTGAAGTGCCTGCTCTGGAATTGCCATGCTGTTTTCCAGCTGTTTTACCTGGTTTGGACGCTAAACATTGTGGGTTAAAGACTGGACTTTTGAAAgctgtgaaaaaacaaataaactgacAAGGCTGTTGCTGTAATAAGGATACATATTTTTCACAGTAAGCCATAAAATATTCTTTGCTTTTTGCACTCTTCTCATAACATTTCTCAGTTAATTTGTTCCACCCTGACTAAAGTGGTGGGAATATACAGTGAAAGAATCCTTTGCAAGTTCATGCTGATTTGACATGCTAATTTAGAGCGAGTCTAAACTCTAAAGTTGTAAGATTGCTGTATCAAAGTCCTCTTTGAGAAGTTTTTTATTGAATATTTCTTGTTTAAATActaattttatttcttattaaaaaaaaaaagaagtggttGATTAGGTCTAAGCTGCTTGTCCTTACCATGAGTAACCAGTAGGAGTCAGTGCTCACCAATCTCTTAATCAgtaaacagttttgttttggttttcttttggcAGTGAATTCAATATTCTTTGCTCTTTTTGCAACATAAAAAGCTGCTCCTGTTCTTTAACACTGTATGATATAAAGAAATGCTTTATTTTCTATCATATCTGGAAAACTGAATCAAGCAATAACTTAAAACCACCAAAATTTGCCAGTATCCCTCTAATTTATTGCTGGATTTGGTTCTTTAtcattgtttgtttgattttaattCCCTGACAGTTCAGGAACTGACCCTCTGGCTTCTATTTAATCATGTAatcttaattattttttttaaaccatagagacatttttgatttctttattaGGATGAATCTTCTCcttcagagagaaacataagCGGCAGGaataaacagtttaaaatgttaCTGGGAGGCCAAACCAGTCTTTTCACAAGCAGCAGCaggttgtatttatttatgttttattttctatcttttgtaaatatttgaagagtttcaatGGCTAATTATATAAGGGGATGTTGGAGCTGGGTTTATATTTTGttcttgaagaaaaaaaataaaacttatttCAAATGGCGTTGATTCTGCTGGACTTGTGATGGTATCTGTTCAGAGATATATTAGACCATGCGGGACATATTGTCTTTAAATTAGAAGAAAGAACAGCTTACTCCAAAATTAGGAAATGAAATACTTTACTGCTCTGGATAAAAATATGACACAGATGGTAAAGAAAATACTACATTATGCCCTGAATAGACTTACAGTATTGTTTTTATCAAACCTTTTTGCATGCCTTTAAGCCCATGTTAATATTAAAGTTTCaaatattttcatgtgtttcaaAGGTGCGTTTCTACAGAATGGTACGTAACATTGCTATGAAATAAATCATATTGCAGATTGTCATGGTCAGAACAGCCTAATAAGATATTGACTTATAGTGATATGACCCTCATCTACAATAATTGAATGATATACATTTCAAGCTAAATTTGAGTTTGCATTTAGCTGTTGAGCTAAACTTACTAAATGTTTATTAGGTACAACCTTCTAGTAGTGGGTTGAACTGCTGCCTTCGGATCTGTcctaattcttcatggcacataTTCAACAaggagctggaaacattcctcaaaggtttggtccatattgacatgatggaGTTACACaacacatccatgatgtgaatcacCTGTTCTACTACTCCTCAAAGGTACTCTGTTGATAACCAGCTGTAGGGATACAGTGAACTCAATTTCATGTTCACGAAACCAGTTTGTTTTGATAATGAcaacatggtgtgttatccttttataagcagccatcagaagatgggtacactgtggtcataaaggaatggacatggtcagcagcaatAATCAGGGTCCCAAAGTGTACCAAGAAAATATTACCCATAACCCTTACATCAACAACAGCACCCTGAAATGTGGATACAAGGCAAAATAGATCCATGGTTTTAAGTTGTTGAGTCTGAGCCTACCATCTGAATATCACAGCAGAAACAGACACTCTTTGGGCCAGGCAATGTTCTCCCAGTCTGTTAATGCCCAGTTTTGTTGAGCCTGTATGAACGGTAGTCTCATAGCTCACAGGAATGGCACCCAGTGAGGAGTTCTGCTGCTGCCTCAAGGTTTGACGTCTTGTGCATTTGTAAGTGGTTGGTTGAGTTTCTGTTGCCATCCTATCAGCTTAAAGTAGTTTTGCCAttttctgacctctggcatcaacaaggcattgtccagagaactgctgctgactggatattttttttttttctgaccttTCTCTGTCAACTCTAGAgttggttgtgtgggaaaatcccagcaggtcagcagtttctgaaacagagcatgtctggcaccaacaacaatGACACATTGTCCTTTAAATCACCTTTCATCTTTCAGCGAGCATCTTGACCATCGACATGCCTAAAGGCTTTCAGTTGTTGTGACTGGCCAGATAGAGATTTGTGTTAACAAGTAGTTGGATAGTTGCTCCTAATAAAGTGGCAATTGGAAATTTGATGGTAGTCACATCTAAAGTAGAGGAAAAGAGCTATTTCTTTGTTAATAATTCACCAATTAAGGAGTCAAACATCTCAAGAGGACTCCCAGTATTGGAATTTGGATTCAAAAGGACTCAATGCAAAATCAAAAATCCTTTTGCGAGATTATGGGACCATTAAGGGTATATATGTTACCAGTAAAGACTATGGCAGTGATGATCACGGGATCCTTTCCatggtaaagaaaaaaatgcattaagGAGGTAGGGATGTTATCATCCAACCCAGCTCTGAAGAGAAGAGTTCATAAGAGGCAAAGCATTCATAAACTTTGATAACAgatggacaaaaaaaaataaagaagctgcatcaggtgaccctgaatcttcCTCATTCAGTGAGGAAGAAGTGTTTCTtcctcactcacttttttcttttcgcTCACTacgtgtttatacaccactctgcaattagtcattagttattattaatctctggctctcttccacagcatgtctttgtcctgtcttccccCAACCCATTGctgatggccgcccctccctgagcctggttccgCCAGAGGTTCCTTCCTGCTacaagggagtttttccttcccactgtcaccaaagcagtCCTCATAGGAGGTCATATGACTATTGagggtttttgtgttttctttgtattattgtggggtctttaccttataatacaaagtgccttgagacaactgatgttgtgatttgcCATTAAATAAATGGAATTCAATTGAACCGAactgtattgaattgaattggtcaTGTCAGAGATATCTAGATGGACTAGATGGTAATGTCCATGGTGTCCAGTTTTCAAAATTGTGAAAACTGTACAAATACCTGTGGTTATGTAGCCGAGGCTTGCTGTGTTTAATGTTAGTAACTACTGTTAATCACCGCAATCAGATAATGATGTAGACAGATGGAGAAATCAGACACACAAGTCCTGAGCCCATTTAAGAGGCTGACGGTCACGAAGGCCAGACAGAAAGCCGATCTCTTTGTTTTCCGTGACTTAATACTGTTTGTTGTCTTTAACCCAGACATAGTGAGTGTGAGAAGGCTGAAGAGGagggagaagaagaaatgaGAGACACCATAAAGACTCAAATTTCACCCacaggtgtctgtgtgtgtgtgactgagagATGGATTGCCATAAGAAACGTGAGCAAAATAATGTGCATTTTTCATGCATTATGGCTTTTAAAGGCACCAGTAACAATCTTCCAACTCATTTTATCaattattattgtatatatgtattatatttatgtatatttagATGCAGAAAATGAAAAGCAATGTAGCAGAACATTGTACaaaaacatacatattataCCTACTGTATTTCTTTGGCTTTAGaaaaatttgttttaatttaaaagcaaacaaaaaatgattaaattagCACATCTGCAGCACAGACATGTTAGGCAGACAGGGCTTTTAATCTCTACTTCAGaactacttttaaatattaaagcatGATAAAGTTCTCTATATCCATATAGCTCAAAACTGCAATAATTACCACAATGCAATAAATATATGTTGTTTTTATAAGCGCGTTCTATGTGTCAAAATAACCTATTAGAAAGAATATTTTGCAGggtagaaaaaagtaaaaagacatGTAAATTGCTTTGTTCTACAACAATATTTAGTTATGAGTGACTTAAATACAGAATCTTACAAATACATAATCTTCAAAATCACTGttttaaatatgacaaaattTAAATATGTACAAATAACATTATTTGGAGCGTGTGAAGTTAAATTAGTAGAAGACCCAGAACTGTACCCAAATGTTAACGTCAGTCACGACTGGATTCAACCATGCATGAGAGAAATCTTCAAAGAGCAGCGCTGCAGTAGAGGCAAGTATTAACTGGTAAATATAACAACAGTTGGGAGTGTTTCAGTTATCATTTGACTAAACAGGGTCTGGTATGTAACCTCTACTGAAACAGCACCAGagcttttttttcatataaaatataGTTTTATCATCAGTCTAATTACCTTGAAGaaagcatttgttttttttaaagtaggaATATAAGGCCCCAGGCACCGTTCAGTCGCTTCCCAAGTATTTCCCTCAGCCCCTCAAGTATCTCGTCTCTCAGGGATGCCAAAGTTTGAAGTTGGCTGaagcttgttttattttttcaaaaagcACAGCGTCTACTCTGTTATTATCTTATTCCACTTTCCATTTCACGCAAGTGTGAGCGGTGCCTCTACTGCAGGTTGGTGGCTGGCTTTCTTGCTCCAACATGTCGCAGGGATGAATGCTGGCTCAGTCTGATTGGTCCATGTTCACTGTTGTACTTTTAGCTAGTCTCTGGGTGTAATCGGTTGTTTCCAGCTGGGATCATATTCTAAACAATGTTAAGAAGACAACAGTCCCAGAGAGTCAGATGTCTCTCCACATTTTGTCTCCTTTTGACTGCTTTTCACTCTGTGGGCGGCTGCTTTGGTCTTTTTGATCAGGGAAGCGCTCTAATCCTCCTTTTGTTGATAGAGAAGCAACACTGCACACAAGTGGTACTTGCAGTCTGTTGTAAGTCATCACATGTAAATATGTAGGTCCACTTCCTGCCCTTTTGACTAGCGACATTCCCACCTTTCTGACCTTTTGTTTCCAGACAAAACAGCCCAATAAATGGGAGGGTGTGCAGTCCTGCTCCTGCTCCTGCCTTTGGTTCCTTAATTCCTCTCAGACCTCAGGTAGTTGGGGATACATTGACACACTAGGCGGCTGTAGTAAAATCCAGCCTGGCATATGCGTCTGGGGTTTCTGCAAGGCAACCTGTAACAACTAGAGACAGGAAGGGACAGATCAAGAGAAACAGAGGGGATTGAGAGGTAGtgtaaaaaataatagaaaaggaaaataagataaagaaaagaaatgagagcaggaaaagaagaCAAAGGGGGAAATGAAATGAGGACATCCAGAAAAAGATTTTTGAGATGGGTGAGGTTGAGAGTGGGAAGATAGGAACAGAGGAGAAATACAAAGGAGGCACACTGGAGATTATTTTTGTCTTGGCATGCTTACTATTGATTATTCAGATCATCATATCCCTTTTGGGCAAACCTTCATCCAAGTTTTGTTTGCATCAAAGGATTCtgtgtgtgaggaaaaaaagagggagtATTTTTCCAGAGGGGGGGAgattctgaaaactctccactTCAAAATCACAGTAGGTGTACGGTCCTTTGTGAACCACCTCCTGTGACCAGATGTTAAATCAGACTTAACCTTTTAAAGCCCGAACTATGAAAAAATTACCAGAAAATTCTTTTTGCTAAATGGAGGGTCTGTCGAACCTTCTagcaaatgttttaaattaaatattaatgtatgtatgtataagttttaatttctgttatatttacATCTGACATGTTTTTCAGATGTAAGTTATTGATTAAGATGTGCCACATACTGTGATGAAAAATGATGTAAAAGTCTCAAAAACCCATGTGTGAAACAGGATAAACTAGGCATTAAAGGTTGAGAAAAAAATAGACAAAACTgagtaagaaaagaaaaactactATTAAAAAATGTGGAATTAGTTTGCTATTTGTGAACTATGCCTGTGAAGTCCATGCTAAATTACTACTTATCCTTTTTTGtgtcaaacataaaaaaatgcaaatgtcaGCAAAATAAATTCCAAAACTTAAATGCAGCTTAAGGATTGGTTAATTTAACTTCTAATTTTTCTAAATGCTGCTTTCCAAATGTATATATTGCATATTTTGATCACATGTGGAGAAATCTGAATTTTCCAGATGTAGCATGAGAAAACATCGGATTATGCTAACCTAGCTAGTAGGTTTGACTTTCAGAGCGTAAAGAGTTGTTATTTGAGCTGGGTTGTTACTGGTTTGTGTTAAAAAGTATAATTTCTTTTCAGTTGTTGAAGTATCTGATCCAGTAGTAGTGCATCTGCAGTAGTTTAATAAGAAATGTCAGTTTTTGGATATTTCCTGTTCCTATTAATGCAAATGTAAGTTAACAGTTGGGATAAAGAAATGTAATATACAAAACGCATAAACTGGTTCCTTTTCTCAGCTTGCACAGTGAAAACTGAACAAGCGCTACGCAACgacaggaaacagagaaactTTGCTTTCAAAGTAGAACTAGCACGTTTTGGAAAGTGTTAACAGCACTGTTAATgtacataaaaagaaaatattgaaCACCATTCATACGATTCTCTCACTTTTACACAGCTAATGGGTGTAACTACTGGAGGATTGTATGAAGGATGTAATTTAggtatttattcatatatttaatGACTcaattataattttaaaaaattcgtAAAGATCTGTTATTACTCTTTCTGAATGTTGGTAAGAACATaacttttttcatgttttaaatagctgtgtttttaaaaaaacacaaactctttCTACTCTTTCTTGAATTAATTTGCACATCTGCATTAGCAAAAGTATTATTACAATAACATTTCCCATTATACAAATTCA
Coding sequences within:
- the LOC102079745 gene encoding uncharacterized protein LOC102079745; amino-acid sequence: MAEESSVYELEGLEKQLQTLFSRYSSDELRGDSEPFCFDFCKLVEEYASRWQVPLPQLRILEIALCYFARASSFFTSNCDHVLRTLSSLALSVYELLLFFDQNDFYQEPLKHFTDTFQECYLALAKHQNVHLLQVERLVQGGGPWANPTVQAILSESSLPQNDVDGCISSELPVFFELRVRYLLSCERIAEAMALAKCCARHPSTGQHLFFLQVYLTWLYKTSQHDCLHKEVADLNGKNAVHIICNLEFEEKDELLLALSTAFLSQQLWRGDMYYLCDLVFLWTKLHTRLNTSKQVLLEETRQLMLSATNVNSIFPFIRSILQEVGEDGIQFCVELCANALKSCLPCDTLTKSLIYKTIAGLLHNDLEVCRACALLIFFLERTVESYKMVYLLYMHPDQEYHAECSSIGNNVRFETLQVLKKDLYFDPEFWNLIALRTNCLKLMNEKGVSAALEEIMEDKWISNYCTKDSAFRSSVLACQKGSKSVLQAEAKKRRHKEDTNAASKRLRMGTGKTPVNVDHSAKKKGNQGSRPLKERSAEPLRRSFWQLDRIRDSVGQAYEQHRRITRLSEKNLPKRRIRKPKWLLEDSGTLEENVPLKVKRHGLKHDKHHRSSLRSETGHIRNHAKHKSSVNPQLNESEDIKYQKGFSLDCPKPDSPPQVILELSLPDNELVGTFNDDVCNRRRGFPQVLLYKPTLKLPATSQPVKTVHRNKVILRARDPSIFVQQLHCYARRQKGKGNGLNIHSSVSTITRSSVHGSPPKDPLFGEPATEMKDGIGSPTAAAVKHRGSSLGEIQTSFSGKISSVRELSEKSASEMGDTTASSAATEIPSLDEIPEVSTIASAEEACEEPTVEMKVTIASKSTVLGKAPTAKDFSKAEVSQTLTSGRKKVTDKVHPVSNKGIAFKSRTADRAQSQCQDGEQELNSFQTESEEGKSDVSAIDLTTVSPIDSRGHVPCKSDSSRGRNEAALRKLTKTEASCTDHDSISDISSLTLVTEMVTDLPPGHLNQDLENDKEQTPTNSASKDSRVGSKPKNPQNIRTTSSCSLQEQEALEIDGTVQTQDGSLDTWENSDLMETPQESEESKLEYCCTFCKKDFKGTRVVAHAMFHYRKDECMFCGKVFTDDLLAMMHLSDHIEKLKRIKAQENGVPDTKDVSTPKTKAKMANTSSGSQSKGRPRKSTACPKSVSPPPESRKLRSNDKPADGPSSQEEHNTSKHLNTLSPVHKVNGHIDKKKEFNRPKKDVEAKQVLEQDADVGSSAADKELACSTEDKLKVKATKQIWKVVTEKNTEPQEKISCPADGCSFFTDISKNRVALLYHALDDHYGELKPLELAFRVGNNKCSICMRVLWSFEHFQHHVERHRWSPRHPCLHQGCTARFKSGMEMRRHARKHSPLQAVCCLPGCSHLFICLWALNLHEREHYTSKSTNSDKNTNAQTGNKRNDASAGRRQQSSPDTLTAAKKTESVKTALKLREQASQELSIRKQDKAAPLSISRSSLIKQKLKKKNESKNSNVLKSLSNKDTSAQPSDSSNRLRHNLRKGQVTSTTLMAPKIHKVISSSLLKHSSKVRHNLKKKKQIKVNTKGPKRRGRPPKLNNAMDDEKISGGQKGEMVKEKTALAKAQKSPAQLREKAVSAMESNKLNKEKSQQVQDGGERRAMSTSKSKKSVSKDIRRNQVQLKSSSFNSSKPSGITNSGIKKYRSLRRWVKIKNHSAPSDLKKAKKIANSNNNETFKKNLKTVIESALKSHATSKSAVPQVEAKGAAVKGFADDEVKVKVENKDLTEKVSVDSELSVPAPCLNVPPTTEKAQKLKTEGKSKKSLVKKEDKKTRTASSDSNKEKKHKIVNDEVDKETVRRDSQTREPALTQTVKSKSDVPHVEARAAESCADEGKVKVKNTDATHNGSCDSVPVNGSDVQPTPQKVQKLKREKRSKKLLATKEGKTTRTASSHSGKVNKKHKNINKRGDKKSVKADRSKMSKEKKTAKSKCQKGDSAESAPVDEKGKGKEEDSGASLDGSVSSKPAATSDILNEKTCLPAAPEGSMPKVTNKEKSQKKKALDPSKADKKRKRIQKDDAKTVKKHRKDNAAQSASKKPAKSKSEVRPLAEAKAMTEGSPVGDGEKPSAETAQATNTGPGYSVITNGQMSGDAEDTKSSVCKDTLAEYSKKPYMRLPPTAYLDEKYITMPKRRKDALSVPASQMSNDLEQACLTSAVQRQRCANCFATFNSVEELQSHRQLQKCSDLFGFDSDDEGIVFN